From a region of the Natator depressus isolate rNatDep1 chromosome 15, rNatDep2.hap1, whole genome shotgun sequence genome:
- the USP30 gene encoding ubiquitin carboxyl-terminal hydrolase 30 isoform X1: MLAGETDRAVRRLLRAGGAVRHKVMKNWGVVGGIAAALAAGIYVLWGPITERKKRRKGLVPGLLNLGNTCFMNSLLQGLSACPSFIKWLEDFTAQYKTDQNESSEHQYLSLTLLCLLKALSCQEVTEDDVLDASCLLEVLRLYRWQISSFEEQDAHELFHVLTSSLEDERDRQPRITHLFDVHSLQQPEITQKQISCRTRGSLHPMSSHWKSQHPFHGRLTSNMLCKHCKHQSPVRCDTFDSLSLSIPGAMWGRPMTLDHCLHHFISSESVKDVVCDNCTKIQAEETLNGQTTENQRTTFVKQLKLGKLPQCLCIHLQRLSWSDQGMPLKRHEHVQFNEFLIMDIYKYHLPVHKSSQHDLNQKGNPWMLSETKDGSAVKASDLEQTCSTKSFFMNGACSPSLLTSPITFPLAVVPDCSSPVYLYRLMAVVVHHGDMHSGHFVTYRRSPPSPKTALSVSNQWLWISDDTVRKASLQEVLSSSAYLLFYERVPSRVQHQTQEFRAEE; encoded by the exons ATGCTGGCCGGGGAGACGGACAGAGCGGTCAGGCGGCTCCTGCGGGCCGGAGGCGCCGTCAG GCATAAAGTAATGAAGAACTGGGGTGTTGTTGGTGGAattgctgctgctctggcagcaggCATATATGTTCTCTGGGGTCCcatcacagaaagaaagaaacgcAGGAAAG GGCTTGTGCCTGGCCTTCTCAACTTAGGAAACACCTGTTTCATGAACTCTTTGCTGCAAGGCTTATCTGCTTGTCCATCTTTCATCAAGTGGCTGGAGGACTTTACAGCCCAATACAAGACTGATCAGAATGAATCATCGGAGCACCAATATTTGTCCCTTACTTTGCTGTGCCTCCTGAAAG CTTTATCCTGCCAAGAGGTCACAGAAGATGATGTCCTGGATGCAAGCTGTTTGTTAGAAGTGTTAAGGCTGTACAGGTGGCAGATCTCGTCATTTGAAGAGCAG GATGCTCATGAACTATTCCATGTTCTTACATCTTCATTGGAAGATGAGCGAGATCGTCAGCCCCGGATCACACACTTGTTTGATGTGCATTCATTACAG CAGCCAGAAATAACCCAAAAGCAAATAAGCTGCAGGACAAGAG GGTCACTTCACCCCATGTCAAGTCACTGGAAGTCTCAACATCCTTTTCATGGAAGGTTGACAAGTAACATGCTTTGCAAACACTGCAAACACCAG agTCCTGTGAGGTGTGATACATTTGACAGTCTTTCGCTGAGTATTCCAGGAGCCATGTGG GGTCGTCCTATGACACTGGACCACTGCCTCCACCATTTCATCTCTTCTGAATCAGTAAAGGATGTTGTATGTGACAATTGCACTAAA ATTCAGGCAGAAGAGACACTGAATGGGCAAACCACAGAAAACCAGAGAACAACGTTTGTTAAACAATTAAAGCTAGGGAAG CTCCCTCAGTGTCTATGTATCCATCTGCAAAGGCTGAGCTGGTCAGACCAAGGCATGCCTCTGAAACGTCATGAACATGTGCAGTTCAACGAGTTCCTGATCATGGACATCTACAAATACCACCTCCCTGTCCATAAATCAAGCCAGCATGATCTAAACCAGAAAGGCAATCCATGGATGTTGTCTGAAACAAAGGATGGGTCAGCAGTAAAAGCCTCAG ATCTGGAGCAGACATGTAGCACTAAATCATTCTTTATGAATGGTGCCTGCTCTCCTTCATTATTAACGTCCCCGATAACTTTCCCACTTGCAGTAGTTCCAGACTGCAG TTCCCCAGTGTACCTCTACCGTCTGATGGCTGTTGTAGTTCATCATGGGGACATGCATTCTGGACACTTTGTGACATATCGCCGCTCTCCGCCTTCTCCCAAGACCGCACTCTCGGTTAGTAACCAGTGGTTGTGGATTTCAGATGACACTGTGCGCAAAGCTAGTTTGCAAGAAGTGCTTTCATCTAGTGCTTACCTGCTCTTTTATGAGCGTGTTCCCTCAAGAGTGCAGCACCAAACTCAGGAGTTCAGGGCTGAAGAATAA
- the USP30 gene encoding ubiquitin carboxyl-terminal hydrolase 30 isoform X3, producing the protein MLAGETDRAVRRLLRAGGAVRHKVMKNWGVVGGIAAALAAGIYVLWGPITERKKRRKGLVPGLLNLGNTCFMNSLLQGLSACPSFIKWLEDFTAQYKTDQNESSEHQYLSLTLLCLLKALSCQEVTEDDVLDASCLLEVLRLYRWQISSFEEQDAHELFHVLTSSLEDERDRQPRITHLFDVHSLQQPEITQKQISCRTRGSLHPMSSHWKSQHPFHGRLTSNMLCKHCKHQIQAEETLNGQTTENQRTTFVKQLKLGKLPQCLCIHLQRLSWSDQGMPLKRHEHVQFNEFLIMDIYKYHLPVHKSSQHDLNQKGNPWMLSETKDGSAVKASDLEQTCSTKSFFMNGACSPSLLTSPITFPLAVVPDCSSPVYLYRLMAVVVHHGDMHSGHFVTYRRSPPSPKTALSVSNQWLWISDDTVRKASLQEVLSSSAYLLFYERVPSRVQHQTQEFRAEE; encoded by the exons ATGCTGGCCGGGGAGACGGACAGAGCGGTCAGGCGGCTCCTGCGGGCCGGAGGCGCCGTCAG GCATAAAGTAATGAAGAACTGGGGTGTTGTTGGTGGAattgctgctgctctggcagcaggCATATATGTTCTCTGGGGTCCcatcacagaaagaaagaaacgcAGGAAAG GGCTTGTGCCTGGCCTTCTCAACTTAGGAAACACCTGTTTCATGAACTCTTTGCTGCAAGGCTTATCTGCTTGTCCATCTTTCATCAAGTGGCTGGAGGACTTTACAGCCCAATACAAGACTGATCAGAATGAATCATCGGAGCACCAATATTTGTCCCTTACTTTGCTGTGCCTCCTGAAAG CTTTATCCTGCCAAGAGGTCACAGAAGATGATGTCCTGGATGCAAGCTGTTTGTTAGAAGTGTTAAGGCTGTACAGGTGGCAGATCTCGTCATTTGAAGAGCAG GATGCTCATGAACTATTCCATGTTCTTACATCTTCATTGGAAGATGAGCGAGATCGTCAGCCCCGGATCACACACTTGTTTGATGTGCATTCATTACAG CAGCCAGAAATAACCCAAAAGCAAATAAGCTGCAGGACAAGAG GGTCACTTCACCCCATGTCAAGTCACTGGAAGTCTCAACATCCTTTTCATGGAAGGTTGACAAGTAACATGCTTTGCAAACACTGCAAACACCAG ATTCAGGCAGAAGAGACACTGAATGGGCAAACCACAGAAAACCAGAGAACAACGTTTGTTAAACAATTAAAGCTAGGGAAG CTCCCTCAGTGTCTATGTATCCATCTGCAAAGGCTGAGCTGGTCAGACCAAGGCATGCCTCTGAAACGTCATGAACATGTGCAGTTCAACGAGTTCCTGATCATGGACATCTACAAATACCACCTCCCTGTCCATAAATCAAGCCAGCATGATCTAAACCAGAAAGGCAATCCATGGATGTTGTCTGAAACAAAGGATGGGTCAGCAGTAAAAGCCTCAG ATCTGGAGCAGACATGTAGCACTAAATCATTCTTTATGAATGGTGCCTGCTCTCCTTCATTATTAACGTCCCCGATAACTTTCCCACTTGCAGTAGTTCCAGACTGCAG TTCCCCAGTGTACCTCTACCGTCTGATGGCTGTTGTAGTTCATCATGGGGACATGCATTCTGGACACTTTGTGACATATCGCCGCTCTCCGCCTTCTCCCAAGACCGCACTCTCGGTTAGTAACCAGTGGTTGTGGATTTCAGATGACACTGTGCGCAAAGCTAGTTTGCAAGAAGTGCTTTCATCTAGTGCTTACCTGCTCTTTTATGAGCGTGTTCCCTCAAGAGTGCAGCACCAAACTCAGGAGTTCAGGGCTGAAGAATAA
- the USP30 gene encoding ubiquitin carboxyl-terminal hydrolase 30 isoform X2, with protein MKNWGVVGGIAAALAAGIYVLWGPITERKKRRKGLVPGLLNLGNTCFMNSLLQGLSACPSFIKWLEDFTAQYKTDQNESSEHQYLSLTLLCLLKALSCQEVTEDDVLDASCLLEVLRLYRWQISSFEEQDAHELFHVLTSSLEDERDRQPRITHLFDVHSLQQPEITQKQISCRTRGSLHPMSSHWKSQHPFHGRLTSNMLCKHCKHQSPVRCDTFDSLSLSIPGAMWGRPMTLDHCLHHFISSESVKDVVCDNCTKIQAEETLNGQTTENQRTTFVKQLKLGKLPQCLCIHLQRLSWSDQGMPLKRHEHVQFNEFLIMDIYKYHLPVHKSSQHDLNQKGNPWMLSETKDGSAVKASDLEQTCSTKSFFMNGACSPSLLTSPITFPLAVVPDCSSPVYLYRLMAVVVHHGDMHSGHFVTYRRSPPSPKTALSVSNQWLWISDDTVRKASLQEVLSSSAYLLFYERVPSRVQHQTQEFRAEE; from the exons ATGAAGAACTGGGGTGTTGTTGGTGGAattgctgctgctctggcagcaggCATATATGTTCTCTGGGGTCCcatcacagaaagaaagaaacgcAGGAAAG GGCTTGTGCCTGGCCTTCTCAACTTAGGAAACACCTGTTTCATGAACTCTTTGCTGCAAGGCTTATCTGCTTGTCCATCTTTCATCAAGTGGCTGGAGGACTTTACAGCCCAATACAAGACTGATCAGAATGAATCATCGGAGCACCAATATTTGTCCCTTACTTTGCTGTGCCTCCTGAAAG CTTTATCCTGCCAAGAGGTCACAGAAGATGATGTCCTGGATGCAAGCTGTTTGTTAGAAGTGTTAAGGCTGTACAGGTGGCAGATCTCGTCATTTGAAGAGCAG GATGCTCATGAACTATTCCATGTTCTTACATCTTCATTGGAAGATGAGCGAGATCGTCAGCCCCGGATCACACACTTGTTTGATGTGCATTCATTACAG CAGCCAGAAATAACCCAAAAGCAAATAAGCTGCAGGACAAGAG GGTCACTTCACCCCATGTCAAGTCACTGGAAGTCTCAACATCCTTTTCATGGAAGGTTGACAAGTAACATGCTTTGCAAACACTGCAAACACCAG agTCCTGTGAGGTGTGATACATTTGACAGTCTTTCGCTGAGTATTCCAGGAGCCATGTGG GGTCGTCCTATGACACTGGACCACTGCCTCCACCATTTCATCTCTTCTGAATCAGTAAAGGATGTTGTATGTGACAATTGCACTAAA ATTCAGGCAGAAGAGACACTGAATGGGCAAACCACAGAAAACCAGAGAACAACGTTTGTTAAACAATTAAAGCTAGGGAAG CTCCCTCAGTGTCTATGTATCCATCTGCAAAGGCTGAGCTGGTCAGACCAAGGCATGCCTCTGAAACGTCATGAACATGTGCAGTTCAACGAGTTCCTGATCATGGACATCTACAAATACCACCTCCCTGTCCATAAATCAAGCCAGCATGATCTAAACCAGAAAGGCAATCCATGGATGTTGTCTGAAACAAAGGATGGGTCAGCAGTAAAAGCCTCAG ATCTGGAGCAGACATGTAGCACTAAATCATTCTTTATGAATGGTGCCTGCTCTCCTTCATTATTAACGTCCCCGATAACTTTCCCACTTGCAGTAGTTCCAGACTGCAG TTCCCCAGTGTACCTCTACCGTCTGATGGCTGTTGTAGTTCATCATGGGGACATGCATTCTGGACACTTTGTGACATATCGCCGCTCTCCGCCTTCTCCCAAGACCGCACTCTCGGTTAGTAACCAGTGGTTGTGGATTTCAGATGACACTGTGCGCAAAGCTAGTTTGCAAGAAGTGCTTTCATCTAGTGCTTACCTGCTCTTTTATGAGCGTGTTCCCTCAAGAGTGCAGCACCAAACTCAGGAGTTCAGGGCTGAAGAATAA